The following are encoded in a window of Phaseolus vulgaris cultivar G19833 chromosome 3, P. vulgaris v2.0, whole genome shotgun sequence genomic DNA:
- the LOC137805967 gene encoding cold-regulated 413 plasma membrane protein 2-like — MGRILQQYVDIKRDTVVASLIDSDLNELKLAAGKFLHDATVVGGKAIGASFFKWLSSFAAIYLLILDSTNWRTNILTALLVPYIFFSFPDSLFYFLRGEVGEWIAFVTVVLRLFFPRHFPDWLEIPGSMILILTVAPELFAHKLRNNWVGLAIDLFIGCYLLQEHIRASGGFKNSFTQKHGISNTLGILLLIVYPICAFIIH, encoded by the exons ATGGGTCGAATATTACAACAGTATGTGGATATCAAAAGGGACACTGTAGTTGCTAGTTTAATCGATTCCGATTTAAATGAGCTCAAGCTTGCAGCCGGAAAGTTCCTCCACGATGCAACCGTCGTAGGAGGCAAAGCCATTGGTGCTTCTTTCTTTAAATGGCTCTCTTCCTTTGCTGCCAT TTATTTACTAATACTGGATAGCACAAACTGGAGGACGAATATACTAACAGCGTTGTTAGTGCCTTACATATTTTTTAGCTTTCCTGACTCGTTGTTCTACTTTTTAAG AGGTGAAGTTGGAGAATGGATTGCATTCGTTACAGTTGTGCTGAGGCTTTTCTTCCCTAGACATTTTCCTG ATTGGCTGGAAATACCTGGCTCAATGATTCTTATTTTGACAGTGGCTCCCGAATTATTTGCTCACAAATTAAGGAATAACTGGGTTGGATTAGCAATTGATCTTTTCATTGGTTGTTACCTACTACAAGAACATATCAGGGCTTCTGGTGGATTCAAAAATTCTTTCACACAAAAACATGGAATATCAAATACTCTTGGAATCTTGCTCCTCATAGTCTATCCTATTTGTGCATTCATTATTCATTAA